From the genome of Drosophila melanogaster chromosome 2L, one region includes:
- the CG8668 gene encoding uncharacterized protein, isoform B translates to MAAMANLHNTRMLRFFLVLIVVILTIFIYASYSTTSTLTANHVHPAASPPQQLIGSHPGRQPMDQVPPVNSTDKEYNSPPGESSSKQQSVSSRHSQQLPPQQAEIHKRHPQHRLPTIDEDALLDGGSAGASPQVGGPDQTPNVMADELLEEQQYGQSVDGITGNINSSTNNNSSADTLAVKQSIPAQSPQQQLPQSQSQVQPGLSDADLLIPTSNLQKFIENADRILKNITSNSSTGNPSDMAQLNAVDGKLEVSGVESEKQEPESKVIQEIKEAKKEAAVPLPKSAKPPVPPVKTTKSKVPSAPVDPSKGVATETLYEPGHVDEEIDAERICPKGGEFIKLLVLISSAMSHDAARMSIRQTWMHYGTRRDVGMAFVLGRGTNETINKALTQENFIYGDLIRGNFIDSYNNLTLKTISTLEWADVHCPKAKYILKTDDDMFINVPKLLTFLDKHKDKRTIYGRLAKKWKPIRNKKSKYYVSVDQFAAGVFPSFTTGPAYVLTGDIVHELYVRSLKTVYLKLEDVFTTGIVAKSLNVKRVQANEFVNRRISFNPCNIRNAISVHMIKSNEQFDLWKKLLDQTTKCK, encoded by the exons ATGGCGGCTATGGCCAATCTTCACAACACGCGCATGCTACGCTTCTTTTTAGTCCTAATCGTGGTGATCCTAACCATTTTCATCTACGCCTCGTACTCAACGACTAGCACCCTCACAGCGAACCATGTGCACCCTGCGGCATCACCGCCACAGCAGCTGATTGGCAGTCATCCTGGGCGACAGCCCATGGACCAAGTGCCGCCAGTCAATAGCACGGATAAGGAGTACAATTCGCCACCTGGTGAAAGTTCGTCTAAGCAGCAAAGCGTATCCAGCAGACACTCGCAACAATTACCGCCGCAACAGGCAGAGATACACAAGAGGCATCCGCAGCACCGCCTGCCCACCATCGACGAGGATGCTCTGCTCGACGGTGGCTCCGCGGGCGCCAGTCCCCAGGTTGGTGGCCCTGACCAAACGCCCAATGTTATGGCGGATGAGctgctggaggagcagcagtATGGTCAGAGTGTTGATGGCATCACAG GCAACATCAACAGtagcaccaacaacaacagctctGCCGACACGTTGGCTGTTAAACAATCGATTCCCGCCCAgtcaccacaacaacaactgcccCAGTCACAGTCGCAGGTGCAGCCAGGCCTTTCCGATGCCGACCTCCTCATACCCACTTccaatttgcaaaagtttattGAGAACGCCGATAGGATACTGAAGAACATCACTTCGAACAGTAGCACGG GCAATCCATCGGATATGGCACAACTCAACGCAGTGGACGGTAAACTGGAAGTCTCGGGCGTTGAGTCCGAAAAGCAGGAACCGGAATCCAAGGTGATACAGGAAATTAAGGAGGCCAAGAAAGAGGCGGCAGTCCCTCTGCCAAAATCCGCAAAACCACCAGTGCCACCTGTGAAAACGACGAAGAGCAAGGTGCCAAGTGCTCCTGTAGATCCCTCCAAGGGAGTGGCCACCGAGACACTCTACGAGCCAGGCCACGTGGATGAGGAGATCGATGCGGAGCGCATATGTCCGAAAGGCGGAGAGTTTATTAAGCTCCTGGTTCTTATTAGCTCAGCGATGTCTCACGATGCAGCCCGCATGTCCATCCGGCAGACTTGGATGCATTACGGGACGAGAAGGGACGTGGGCATGGCATTTGTCCTAGGACGTGGCACCAATGAAACCATAAACAAAGCGCTTACCCAGGAGAACTTCATCTATGGAGATCTGATACGGGGAAACTTCATAGACTCGTACAACAACCTCACGCTCAAGACAATATCGACGCTGGAATGGGCAGATGTGCATTGCCCGAAGGCAAAGTACATTCTCAAGACGGACGACGACATGTTCATCAATGTGCCCAAGCTGCTGACCTTCCTGGACAAGCACAAGGACAAGCGTACCATATACGGTCGTTTGGCCAAGAAGTGGAAACCGATTCGCAATAAGAAATCCAAATACTATGTGTCCGTCGATCAGTTCGCGGCGGGAGTATTCCCGTCCTTCACCACTGGACCCGCCTACGTACTCACCGGAGACATTGTGCACGAACTCTACGTGCGATCTCTGAAGACCGTTTATCTGAAGCTGGAGGACGTGTTCACCACGGGCATAGTAGCCAAGAGCCTTAATGTTAAGCGGGTGCAGGCGAACGAGTTCGTTAACCGACGCATCTCATTTAACCCGTGCAACATCCGCAACGCAATCAGCGTGCACATGATCAAGTCGAACGAACAATTCGATTTGTGGAAAAAGCTGCTGGATCAGACCACCAAGTGTAAATAG